Below is a genomic region from Cellulomonas sp. P24.
TGCGCCGCGGGCAGAGCCTGCTCGACGTCGGTTGCGGGCCGGGGACGGTCACGGTCGACCTCGCGCGTCGGCTCGCACCCGGAGAGGTGGTCGGCCTCGACAACGCCGCCGTGGTCCTCGAGGACGCGCGCGCTGCGGCCGCAGGGGCCGGGCTCGTCAACCTGCGCTTCCTCGAGGGGGGACGCCTACCAGCTCCCGTTCGAGGACGACTCGTTCGACGTCGTGCACGCCCACCAGGTGCTTCAGCACCTGACCGACCCGGTCGCGGCCCTGCGCGAGATGAAGCGGGTCGCGCGCCCCGGGGGGATCGTGGCGGTCCGCGACGCCGACTACGCGGCGATGACCTGGTACCCGCCGTCGGCCGCCCTCGACGAGTGGCTCGCGCTGTACCACGAGGTCACCCAGGCGAACGAGGCACAGGCGGACGCCGGTCGGCGGCTCCTGAGCTGGGCGCTCGCTGCCGGCTTCGACCCTGCCGGCATCATCCCCACGGCAGGCGTGTGGTCCTACTCGTCGCAGGAGGACCGCACGTGGTGGGGCACCCTGTGGGCCGATCGGTCCGTCGCGTCGGACTTCGCCCGGCAGGCGGTCGAGCACAACCTGGCGGACGACGTCGCGCTCGAGCACCTGGCGGACGGGTGGCGGGAGTGGTCCGAGCAGCCCGACGGCTGGTTCGCGATCCTGCACGGTGAGGTCGTCGCCCGCGTCTGACGGTGGCGCTTAGGCTTCTCCCGTGCGCATCGCCAGGTTCACCACCGGAGGAGACCCCCGCTACGCCGTCGTCGAGGGGGAGGCGGGCGCCGAGGTGCTCCACGTCCTCACCGGCGACCCGATCTACACCCCGGTGCAGAAGACAGGCGAGCAGGTCCCGCTCAGCGACGACGGCATGAGGCTGCTCGCCCCCGTCATCCCGCGCTCGAAGATCGTCGGCGTCGGACGCAACTACGTGGCCCACGCGCGCGAGCACGGGAACGAGGTCCCGACCGCGCCGCTGCTGTTCCTCAAGCCCAACACCGCCGTGATCGGCCCGGACGACCCCATCGTGCTGCCGGAGTACTCGCAGCAGGTGGAGCACGAGGCCGAGCTCGCGGTCGTCATCGGACGCATCACGAAGAACGTCTCCCCGGAGCAGGCGCTTCACCACGTGCTCGGCTACACCGCCGCGAACGACGTCACCGCACGGGACATCCAGCGCACCGACGGTCAGTGGACCCGCGCCAAGGGGTTCGACACGTCGTGCCCGCTCGGCCCGTGGCTCGTCATGGGGCTCGACCCGGACGACCTCGCCGTGAGTGCGCGCGTGAACGGCGAGACCCGTCAGCACGCCCGCACGTCCGACATGGTGTTCGACGTCCCGTTCCTCGTCTCCTACATCTCCGAGGTGTTCACGTTGCTGCCCGGCGACGTGATCCTCACCGGCACGCCGGCGGGCGTCGGTCGGCTCGAGCACGCCGACCGGGTGGAGGTCGAGGTCGAGGGGATCGGGGTCCTCATGAACCCGGTGGTCCGCCGGTCCTGAGCCCGGCCGACCTCGACCAGGGCGGAGCAGCCGCGGGCCGGAAGCCTCCGCCCGCTCGGTAGGCTGGAGCCCGTGAGCTCTCCCGTTGCTGGTTCCGACGTCCGCGTCCGTTTCTGCCCCTCCCCGACCGGGACCCCGCACGTGGGGTTGATCCGGACGGCCCTCTTCAACTGGGCCTACGCCCGCCACACCGGCGGCACGTTCGTGTTCCGGATCGAGGACACCGATGCCGCCCGGGACAGCGAGGAGAGCTTCCAGCAGCTGCTCGAGGCCCTGCGGTGGCTCGGCCTCGACTGGGACGAGGGCGTCGAGGTGGGCGGCCCGCACGCGCCGTACCGGCAGTCGCAGCGGATGGACCTCTACGCCGACGTCACCCGCCGGCTCGTCGAGGGTGGTTTCGCGTACGAGTCGTTCTCGACCCCCGAGGAGATCGAGGCACGCCATCGGGCCGCCGGGCGTGACCCGAAGCTCGGCTACGACGGCTTCGACCGGACGCTGACCGACGAGCAGAAGGCCCGCTACCGGGCCGACGGGCGCGAGCCGGTGCTGCGGATGCGGATGCCCGACGAGGACGTCGTCTTCACCGACCTGATCCGTGGGGACATCACGTTCCGCGCGGGCTCGGTTCCCGACTACGTGATCGTGCGCGCCAACGGGCAGCCGCTCTACACCCTCGTCAACCCGGTCGACGACGCCCTGATGGGGATCACCCACGTGCTCCGCGGCGAGGACCTGCTCTCGTCGACGCCACGCCAGGTCGTGCTCTACCGGGCGCTGCTCGAGCTCGGGGTCGCGACGGTCATGCCGCTGTTCGGCCATCTGCCGTACGTGATGGGCGAGGGCAACAAGAAGCTCTCGAAGCGTGACCCCGAGTCGAACCTGTTCCTGCACCGGGAGCGCGGCTTCACCCCGGAGGGGCTGCTGAACTACCTCGCGCTCCTCGGCTGGGGGATCGGTGCGGACCGGGACATCTTCTCGGTCGACGAGCTCGTCGCGGCGTTCGACATCGCCGACGTGAACCCGAACCCGGCACGGTTCGACCTCAAGAAGGCCGAGGCGATCAACGCGGCACACCTGCGGCTCCTGAGCCCGGAGGTCTTCCGCGAGCGACTGGTCCCGTACCTGCACGCGGCGGGGCTGGTCCCGGCCTCCTCGTACGCGGACCTCTCGGCGGAGCACCGCGCCCTCCTCGACGCGGGCGCGCCGCTCGCGCAGGAGCGCATGACGCTGCTCGGCGAGGCGCCCGGGATGCTCGGGTTCTTCTTCGTCGCCGACGACGCCGTCGAGGTCGAGGACGCGGCCCGGGGCGCGCTCCGGGAGGACGCCGCCGTGGTGCTCGACACCGCTCTGGCGACGCTCGAGACCGTCCCCGCGGCGCAGTTCACGACGGTCGCCACGCAGGAGGCGCTGCAGGCCGCGATCGTGGACGGGCTCGGGATCAAGCCCCGGTTCGCCTACACGCCGCTGCGGACCGCGCTGTCGGGTCGGCGGGTGTCGCCGCCGCTGTTCGAGTCCATGGAGATCCTCGGCAAGGAGTCGACGCTGACGCGGTTGCGGGTGCTCCGCGCGAGCCTGTGACGGTGCCACCCGACCTGCGCCAGCCCGCGCCGGTCGACGGTGTGCTGTTCGACATCGACGACACGCTGGTCGACACGCGGTCGGCGTTCCGCGGTGCGCTCGCCGCCGTGGCAGAGGTCTACCTGCCGGATCTCCCGGAGTCCGGGGCCGACCGGCTGCTCACGGTCTGGCGCGCCGACGTCAACGGCCACTACCGCGCCTACACGCGCGGTGACCTCGGGTACCAGGAGCAGCGTCAGGCGCGCGCGAACGAGCTCCACCGGGAGTTCGGCGGGCCGGTGCTCGACGACGCCGCGTACGCGGGGTGGTCGGTGGTGTTCGAGCGCGGCTTCGAGGACGCGTGGGCGGCCCACGAGGACGCCCTGGCGGCCGTCATGGCGCTGCTGGCGGCTGGTCTGCGGGTCGGCGCGCTGTCGAACGCGTCGGTGGCCTACCAGCGGCTCAAGCTGGAGCGGGTGGGCCTGCACGACCACGTGCCGATGCTCGTAGGCGTGGACACGCTGGGGTTCGGCAAGCCCGACGAACGGGTCTTCCTCGAGGCGTGCCGCCGGCTCGGCACCGATCCGGGTCGGACGGCGTACGTCGGTGACGAGCTCGACATCGACGCGCGTGCGGCACTGGCGGCCGGGCTGAGGGGGGATCTGGCTCGACCGGCCGGGCTCTCGTCGTGGCGGGCCGCTCGTGGAGGACGTCGAGGTCGCGCGTGCGGCGGGGGTGCCGGTGATCGGCTCGCTCGTCGAGCTGCCGGGGCTCCTGGGGCTCTCGGGCCCGCGCGGTGAGGTGCGCCGTACCGGCAGGGCGCGCGAGCAGCGGTGATGCCGTCAGACCGGTGGTGGCGCGGCGCGGTCGAGGGTGGTTGGACCCACCCCTCCGGCTCAGGTAATGTTTACCGCCGGTAGGGCCACTGGTTCTCCACGGTTGTGATCGTGGGAGCAGAGGTCGTACCCCCATGGGGTATGGTGTAATTGGCAACACAACGGTTTCTGGTACCGTCATTCTAGGTTCGAGTCCTGGTACCCCAGCGCGGAGCACAGCGCACGGTGGTCACGATCGATCGTGAACATCAGGTAGAGTGCTCACCCGTAGCGAGCGGGCCCGAGAGGGCCTGCAGGCTGCAAGGCCCCCGTTGTGTAGCGGCCTAGCACGCCGCCCTCTCACGGCGGTAGCGCCGGTTCGAATCCGGTCGGGGGTACAGAAGAAGGCCCGGACTCCTCGAGTCCGGGCCTTCGTCGTACCGGCAGTGGTTCGCGTGCCGGCAGTGGTTCAGCGGGTGAGATGTCACTCACCCGTGCGGCGCAGCACCTCGGTGAGCCGGTTCGCCGCCGCAGCGACGGCAGCGGCGTGGAGGCGTCCGGGCTGGCGCGACAGGCGCTCGACGGGGCCGGAGATCGACACCGCTGCGACGACGCGTCCGGACGGTCCACGCACCGGGGCCGACACGGACGCGACTCCCGGCTCGCGCTCGGACACCGACTGTGCCCACCCGCGGCGTCGGACGCCGGAGAGGATCGTCGCGGTGAACCGGGCGCCCTGCAGGCCGCGGTGGAGGCGGTCGGGCTCCTCCCAGGCGAGCAGGACCTGCGCGGCGGAGCCGGCCTGCATGGTGAGCGTCGCGCCGACCGGGATCGAGTCGCGCAGGCCGACCGGTCGCTCGGCCGCGGCGACGCAGATGCGCTGGTCGCCCTGGCGTCGGTACAGCTGTGCCGACTCGTTGGTGTGGTCGCGCAGGGCGGCCAGGACCGGGTTCGCGGCCGCGAGCAGACGGTCCTCCCCGGCGGCCGTGGAGAGCTCGGAGAGGCGCGGTCCGAGGACGAACCGACCCTGCATGTCGCGTGCGACGAGCCGGTGGTGCTCGAGCGCCACCGCGAGTCGATGAGCCGTCGGCCTGGCGAGGTGGGTCG
It encodes:
- the gltX gene encoding glutamate--tRNA ligase, which translates into the protein MSSPVAGSDVRVRFCPSPTGTPHVGLIRTALFNWAYARHTGGTFVFRIEDTDAARDSEESFQQLLEALRWLGLDWDEGVEVGGPHAPYRQSQRMDLYADVTRRLVEGGFAYESFSTPEEIEARHRAAGRDPKLGYDGFDRTLTDEQKARYRADGREPVLRMRMPDEDVVFTDLIRGDITFRAGSVPDYVIVRANGQPLYTLVNPVDDALMGITHVLRGEDLLSSTPRQVVLYRALLELGVATVMPLFGHLPYVMGEGNKKLSKRDPESNLFLHRERGFTPEGLLNYLALLGWGIGADRDIFSVDELVAAFDIADVNPNPARFDLKKAEAINAAHLRLLSPEVFRERLVPYLHAAGLVPASSYADLSAEHRALLDAGAPLAQERMTLLGEAPGMLGFFFVADDAVEVEDAARGALREDAAVVLDTALATLETVPAAQFTTVATQEALQAAIVDGLGIKPRFAYTPLRTALSGRRVSPPLFESMEILGKESTLTRLRVLRASL
- a CDS encoding HAD family hydrolase; the protein is MPPDLRQPAPVDGVLFDIDDTLVDTRSAFRGALAAVAEVYLPDLPESGADRLLTVWRADVNGHYRAYTRGDLGYQEQRQARANELHREFGGPVLDDAAYAGWSVVFERGFEDAWAAHEDALAAVMALLAAGLRVGALSNASVAYQRLKLERVGLHDHVPMLVGVDTLGFGKPDERVFLEACRRLGTDPGRTAYVGDELDIDARAALAAGLRGDLARPAGLSSWRAARGGRRGRACGGGAGDRLARRAAGAPGALGPAR
- a CDS encoding fumarylacetoacetate hydrolase family protein, translating into MRIARFTTGGDPRYAVVEGEAGAEVLHVLTGDPIYTPVQKTGEQVPLSDDGMRLLAPVIPRSKIVGVGRNYVAHAREHGNEVPTAPLLFLKPNTAVIGPDDPIVLPEYSQQVEHEAELAVVIGRITKNVSPEQALHHVLGYTAANDVTARDIQRTDGQWTRAKGFDTSCPLGPWLVMGLDPDDLAVSARVNGETRQHARTSDMVFDVPFLVSYISEVFTLLPGDVILTGTPAGVGRLEHADRVEVEVEGIGVLMNPVVRRS
- a CDS encoding IclR family transcriptional regulator, translating into MDNSSGVGVLDKAASVLSALEAGPATLAQLVAATHLARPTAHRLAVALEHHRLVARDMQGRFVLGPRLSELSTAAGEDRLLAAANPVLAALRDHTNESAQLYRRQGDQRICVAAAERPVGLRDSIPVGATLTMQAGSAAQVLLAWEEPDRLHRGLQGARFTATILSGVRRRGWAQSVSEREPGVASVSAPVRGPSGRVVAAVSISGPVERLSRQPGRLHAAAVAAAANRLTEVLRRTGE